The Rosa rugosa chromosome 3, drRosRugo1.1, whole genome shotgun sequence sequence CTTTCCTTCTTCAACTCACTTTCTTTAAGAAGCTTCCTTGTTCTTGCAACCTCCTCCCACTTATTATTTGCTGCATAAATATTTGACAACAAAATGAGGTTCCCTGCATTGTTCGGTTCTATCTCAGACAAATGCTTAGCTGCTATCTCAGCTAAATGAAAATTTCCATGGATCCTACAAGAAGCTAACAGTGAACCCCACATAGAAGCAGTAGCATCAAATGGCATATTCTCAATCAAATTATGGGCTTCAAGAATCAACCCTGACCGACCAAAAATATCAACCATGCATGCATAGTGAACAAAATTTGGGGACACATTGTGTTCTGTTATCATGAAGTTGAAATATTTCCTTCCACTTTCAACCAATCCCATATGACTACAAGCAGTTAATACAGATATATACGCTACTTCACTTGGGAGCATACCTGCCTGCTGCATTTTCTCAAATAAGATCATCACCTCTAGGGAGCAAGCATGTctagaaaacccagaaatcatggCATTCCACAAAATAGTGTTCCTGTCCTCCATACCTTGAAACACGGTGTATGCTTCTCCAATGCTACCACATTTTGAATACATGTCTATCAGAGAGGAAACGATATAGATATTTAAACCAAATCCAGTTTTAAACAACAAGGCATGCACCTGCTTCCCTTCTATCAAAGCTGCCAGACCTGCACAAGCACAAATAGCAGAAGAGATTGTAAACTGGTTATGTTCTAGTCCTATCATTTGAGCTCTGTGGAGCAACACCAAAGCCTCCTCATAGAGCCCATTTTGCGCATACCCAGCAACCATTGAACTCCACGTGACATCACTCCTCTCTGGCATAGACTCAAAAACAAAACTTGCGTCCTTTATCAATCCAGCCTTTGAATAAACGTCAAGCAATGCAGTCCCCACATAGACATTCAAAACCATTGCTACCTTAATAGCAAAAGCATGAAGCTGTTTACACTCAGACACAGCACATTTCGCAGCACAAGCGAAAAGAACACTTGAAACAGTGAATTCACTAAATTGGTTTTCTTCTCTTTGCATACGTACGAAAACACTAAGAGCTTCTTGTTCCTCCCCATTCCGGGCAAGTGACCCAATCATAGTATTCCATGAAACTAAGCTCCTTTCAGGCATTTCATCAAATACTTTTCTAGCGGAATTATGTAAGCCACATTTTGAATACATGTTAATAAGCATGTTAGACGTTAAAGTGTCCGATTGTAATCCAACACAAATACTCTGTGCATGGCAGGCCTTTCCTTCCATAGGTGCACCTGTTCTTGCACTGCTTTGCAAGATTTGATGCAAAAGCGATATATGAGTGGCACTTGTGCCCAACCAAACAAGGCATTGGTCTCTGGGTCTATCAGCTTTAGCATTGCCAATGGCTGAGAATTTTCTACAATATATCTGAGCTGTGCTACTGTTAAACAATCCTTCCTTGTATCTCCTTAAGGTTCTCATACCATTGCTTGCAGCATGGTGAATCTTTTCCTGCAAATTCAATGTTCAAAAGTCAACAACATAACATGAAGAAGTAATGGAAATCTagtcataaaaaaataataaaaaaagaaaag is a genomic window containing:
- the LOC133740744 gene encoding pentatricopeptide repeat-containing protein At5g04780, mitochondrial-like isoform X1, which translates into the protein MRTLRRYKEGLFNSSTAQIYCRKFSAIGNAKADRPRDQCLVWLGTSATHISLLHQILQSSARTGAPMEGKACHAQSICVGLQSDTLTSNMLINMYSKCGLHNSARKVFDEMPERSLVSWNTMIGSLARNGEEQEALSVFVRMQREENQFSEFTVSSVLFACAAKCAVSECKQLHAFAIKVAMVLNVYVGTALLDVYSKAGLIKDASFVFESMPERSDVTWSSMVAGYAQNGLYEEALVLLHRAQMIGLEHNQFTISSAICACAGLAALIEGKQVHALLFKTGFGLNIYIVSSLIDMYSKCGSIGEAYTVFQGMEDRNTILWNAMISGFSRHACSLEVMILFEKMQQAGMLPSEVAYISVLTACSHMGLVESGRKYFNFMITEHNVSPNFVHYACMVDIFGRSGLILEAHNLIENMPFDATASMWGSLLASCRIHGNFHLAEIAAKHLSEIEPNNAGNLILLSNIYAANNKWEEVARTRKLLKESELKKERGKSWIEIKDKVHSFMVGERKHPRIAEIYSKLDQLVEKLRMMGYKAEIEHDLHYVEESRKHELLRHHSEKLALTFGLMCLPSNAPIRIMKNLRICGDCHSFMKIASSCLGREIIVRDTKRFHHFKNGFCSCREFW
- the LOC133740744 gene encoding pentatricopeptide repeat-containing protein At5g04780, mitochondrial-like isoform X2, with protein sequence MRTLRRYKEGLFNSSTAQIYCRKFSAIGNAKADRPRDQCLVWLGTSATHISLLHQILQSSARTGAPMEGKACHAQSICVGLQSDTLTSNMLINMYSKCGLHNSARKVFDEMPERSLVSWNTMIGSLARNGEEQEALSVFVRMQREENQFSEFTVSSVLFACAAKCAVSECKQLHAFAIKVAMVLNVYVGTALLDVYSKAGLIKDASFVFESMPERSDVTWSSMVAGYAQNGLYEEALVLLHRAQMIGLEHNQFTISSAICACAGLAALIEGKQVHALLFKTGFGLNIYIVSSLIDMYSKCGSIGEAYTVFQGMEDRNTILWNAMISGFSRHACSLEVMILFEKMQQAANNKWEEVARTRKLLKESELKKERGKSWIEIKDKVHSFMVGERKHPRIAEIYSKLDQLVEKLRMMGYKAEIEHDLHYVEESRKHELLRHHSEKLALTFGLMCLPSNAPIRIMKNLRICGDCHSFMKIASSCLGREIIVRDTKRFHHFKNGFCSCREFW